One window of Triticum dicoccoides isolate Atlit2015 ecotype Zavitan chromosome 5A, WEW_v2.0, whole genome shotgun sequence genomic DNA carries:
- the LOC119301745 gene encoding calmodulin-like protein 2: MDMEMTSSSAPAASYFNFSVAQAVVTISINVVLVWLSALVKSSTSSSSSASRRSAAPAPEPEPAQPAPASGASEVDLDVVLGVMGAGGAASVGFEDAAALFEEEEATVEEAAAAFRVFDRNGDGFVDAGELRSVLRSLGFTAGVAAAECQRMIDAYDENKDGRMDFQEFLTFMERSSS, translated from the coding sequence ATGGACATGGAGATGACATCTTCCTCGGCGCCGGCAGCGTCCTACTTCAACTTCTCCGTGGCGCAGGCCGTGGTGACCATCTCCATCAACGTCGTCCTCGTCTGGCTCTCCGCCCTCGTCaagtcctccacctcctcctcctcctccgccagcCGCCGCTCGGCCGCCCCCGCGCCGGAGCCGGAGCCAGCGCAGCCTGCGCCGGCGAGTGGCGCCTCGGAGGTCGACCTGGACGTGGTTCTCGGGGTGATGGGCGCGGGCGGCGCCGCCTCGGTCGGGTTCGAGGACGCGGCGGCGCtgttcgaggaggaggaggccaccgtGGAGGAGGCCGCGGCGGCGTTCCGCGTCTTCGACCGCAACGGCGACGGGTTCGTCGACGCCGGAGAGCTCCGGAGCGTGCTGAGGTCGCTCGGGTTCACCGCCGGCGTCGCGGCCGCCGAATGCCAGCGCATGATCGACGCCTATGACGAGAACAAGGACGGCCGGATGGACTTCCAGGAGTTCCTCACCTTCATGGAGAGGAGCAGCTCGTGA
- the LOC119297405 gene encoding uncharacterized protein LOC119297405 yields MLWRFRQPPILERLVFYGTMPVVLLEGRTRAFPSAMTGSRGWTAKDNPSRPCRPPKKVERVLTKRTTGEDDLASSLGAEVAGGLQSEVGNADVSSRASPSSIPDPNIIVVAGAEAGDPEAGRRAEDAESSREAAETPGAGQIPLQQRTPCKKMALRRRRPPMALLERTMVPLEPRTRVPPRSP; encoded by the exons ATGTTGTGGAGGTTCCGGCAGCCCCCGATCCTGGAAAGGCTCGTGTTTTACGGGACCATGCCAGTGGTCCTGTTGGAGGGTCGGACCCGAGCTTTTCCTTCCGCCATGACCGGCTCAAGAGGATGGACCGCCAAGGACAA CCCATCTCGCCCCTGTCGCCCGCCGAAGAAGGTGGAGCGGGTGCTGACGAAAAGGACGACCGGTGAGGATGATTTGGCCTCGTCACTAGGCGCGGAGGTGGCGGGAGGATTGCAGTCGGAGGTGGGGAACGCGGATGTCTCCTCGCGTGCTTCCCCATCATCCATCCCAGATCCAAACATCATCGTGGTAGCAGGGGCCGAGGCCGGTGACCCAGAGGCGGGCCGTAGGGCCGAGGACGCGGAGTCTTCCAGGGAGGCTGCCGAGACGCCTGGAGCGGGGCAGATTCCTTTACAGCAGAGAACCCCGTGCAAGAAGATGGCTCTGAGGCGGCGACGGCCCCCGATGGCTCTGTTGGAGAGGACGATGGTGCCGCTTGAGCCAAGGACAAGAGTTCCTCCAAGATCACCTTGA
- the LOC119301746 gene encoding uncharacterized protein LOC119301746, which produces MNAAVCSSVSSTTSIVVVAWFPWSPVVLSADAGHSSWEVIHKDMYLSNTLPFQGQLYGFLQTSRQIVQVYAPKPLGPGPVVAHVPIKFGNPFFCSYYLVESDGHMLLVVKSMNLVGRDVEEWRRYVIVIFKVDVSLGHWELIPVSSLGDRALFVSMDRCLSVKAKNLPSISSNSIYLTVPLPDPVVMHSLSSQSFEWPTTLCQVHDVKEKIHPSVRPFTIADHLLTYCNHREWATGLMFHEYYTIPKSYEELWKKIRAQDSEVRISRVQDSIRKGKRSVELKKE; this is translated from the exons ATGAACGCTGCCGTTTGTAGCAGTGTGTCATCCACCACTTCCATTGTCGTTGTGGCCTGGTTCCCTTGGTCACCTGTGGTGCTCAGTGCTGATGCGGGCCACTCAAGCTGGGAGGTCATTCACAAGGACATGTATCTTTCCAATACCTTGCCCTTCCAAGGCCAGCTTTACGGTTTCCTGCAGACTTCAAGGCAGATTGTGCAAGTCTACGCTCCAAAACCACTCGGCCCTGGCCCTGTCGTTGCTCATGTTCCAATTAAGTTTGGCAACCCATTTTTCTGCAGCTACTACCTTGTGGAGTCCGATGGCCACATGCTACTTGTTGTCAAGTCTATGAACTTGGTGGGTCGTGATGTGGAGGAGTGGCGACGTTATGTCATTGTGATCTTCAAGGTTGATGTAAGCCTTGGCCACTGGGAACTGATTCCAGTAAGCAGTCTTGGCGACCGGGCATTGTTTGTATCCATGGACAGGTGCCTGTCCGTGAAGGCGAAGAACCTTCCTTCCATCAGCAGCAACTCAATTTACCTCACTGTGCCACTCCCGGATCCGGTCGTCATGCATTCCCTGAGCAGCCAGTCATTTGAGTGGCCAACGACGTTGTGTCAGGTCCACGACGTGAAGGAGAAGATTCACCCGTCCGTCCGGCCCTTCACCATCGCTGATCATCTTCTCACCTACTGCAATCATCGTGAATG GGCAACTGGACTAATGTTTCATGAGTATTACACTATACCCAAGTCTTATGAAGAGTTGTGGAAGAAAATAAGAGCTCAGGATTCTGAAGTGAGGATTTCGCGCGTGCAAGATTCAATCAGGAAAGGGAAAAGGAGTGTCGAACTGAAGAAGGAATAA